One Nitrososphaerota archaeon DNA segment encodes these proteins:
- a CDS encoding ATPase domain-containing protein, translated as MEIERLSTGIEMLDKMLSGGIPRGFFVAATGEPGTGKTIFCISFIAQGIKEGDKCIYVTTEESRNSIIVQAKQFNIDFEKAINDKKLIIIDALMGLEDKWSLKS; from the coding sequence ATGGAAATCGAAAGACTTTCAACAGGCATCGAAATGCTTGATAAAATGCTTTCTGGAGGAATACCTAGAGGTTTTTTTGTAGCTGCTACTGGAGAACCTGGTACAGGTAAAACAATTTTTTGTATTTCATTCATTGCTCAAGGGATTAAAGAAGGAGATAAATGCATATATGTTACTACTGAAGAAAGTCGTAATAGTATTATAGTTCAAGCAAAACAATTTAACATAGATTTTGAAAAAGCAATTAATGATAAAAAATTAATAATAATAGATGCTTTAATGGGACTTGAGGATAAATGGTCTTTAAAAAGTT